A genomic stretch from Kogia breviceps isolate mKogBre1 chromosome 1, mKogBre1 haplotype 1, whole genome shotgun sequence includes:
- the ASB17 gene encoding LOW QUALITY PROTEIN: ankyrin repeat and SOCS box protein 17 (The sequence of the model RefSeq protein was modified relative to this genomic sequence to represent the inferred CDS: substituted 1 base at 1 genomic stop codon), which yields MSKSSKLCQKISCPQSNIFCDLIDKIVKRPSLQFLGQXGYHCYEPRIYRTLAKILRYNDVDRFDILLTDYIAFVEKSGYCFKLNFNLEFTEICVNTILYWVFVRKGNPDFVELLLKRTKDYAQDRSCNLALIWRTFTPVYCLSPLSGITPLLHVAQTRQSSILKILRQYGIVEREKNPINIVLTILLYPSKVRIMVDHELVDIKEDAKTCLVLCSRVLSVISTREIETQLSLGRRPIISNWLDCIPSTRYKDRCELLHLCRITITAQLLTNNMLPNGIFSLLIPVRLQNYLNLES from the exons ATGAGTAAATCTTCTAAATTATGTCAAAAGATTTCTTGTCCACAAAGCAATATATTCTGTGATCTCATTGACAAAATTGTTAAAAGACCATCCTTGCAGTTTTTGGGTCAATGAGGATATCACTGTTATGAACCCAGGATTTACAGAACACTGGCAAAAATTCTGAGGTACAATGACGTGGACAGGTTTGACATACTACTCACAGATTATATTGCATTTGTGGAAAAATCAGGATACTGTTTCAAACTAAATTTTAATCTTGAATTTACTGAAATATGTGTGAATACAATTCTGTACTGGGTTTTCGTCAGAAAAGGTAATCCTGACTTTGTGGAATTGCTCCTCAAGAGGACAAAAGACTATGCTCAAGACAGAAGTTGTAACCTGGCACTGATATGGAG AACTTTCACACCAGTATACTGTCTAAGCCCATTAAGTGGAATCACACCTCTACTTCACGTAGCTCAGACAAGACAATCCAGTATCTTAAAAATACTCCGGCAATATGGAattgtagaaagagaaaaaaaccctatCAACATTGTGTTGACAATATTGCTCTACCCCTCAAAAGTGAGAATAATGGTTGATCATGAACTGGTAGACATCAAAGAAGATGCCAAAACATGTTTAGTGCTTTGTTCCAGAGTGCTTTCTGTCATTTCAACCAGGGAAATAGAG aCACAGCTAAGTTTAGGAAGACGTCCAATTATTTCAAATTGGCTGGACTGCATTCCTTCAACAAGATACAAAGATCGATGTGAACTATTACATCTTTGCAGAATAACAATCACGGCTCAACTACTGACCAACAATATGCTCCCAAATGGAATATTTTCACTTCTAATACCTGTTCGTCTACAGAACTACCTGAATTTAGAAAGCTAA